In the Aneurinibacillus soli genome, one interval contains:
- the carB gene encoding carbamoyl-phosphate synthase large subunit — protein sequence MPRLTDVKKILVIGSGPIVIGQAAEFDYAGTQACQALKEEGFEVILVNSNPATIMTDTNMADKVYIEPLTKDFLARIIRQEKPDGLLATLGGQTGLNLAIELDEAGILQEENVRLLGTDLTAIKKAEDRELFRSLMQEINEPVPPSDIIHTIEDAVAFANTIGYPIIVRPAYTLGGTGGGIAASEEELREIVASGLKYSPITQCLVEKSIAGFKEIEYEVMRDANDNAIVVCNMENIDPVGIHTGDSIVVAPSQTISDREYQMLRSASLKIIRALNIQGGCNVQLALDPDSFQYYIIEVNPRVSRSSALASKATGYPIAKMAAKIAVGYNLDELQNPVTKQTYACFEPTLDYIVSKIPRWPFDKFISANRKLGTQMKATGEVMAIGRTLEESLHKAVRSLEIGLHSLDLPEAKELAQEELERRLVKADDERLFLVVEGMRRGMTDEQIHELTKIDYFFLAKFRNIVNFEASLKQEAGTPDYETLRQAKRIGLTDRRIADLTGTIEADITAARKQAGLVPVYKMVDTCAAEFEAATPYYYSTYEEEDEREETNKKRVIVLGSGPIRIGQGIEFDYSTVHAVWALKEMGYEAVIVNNNPETVSTDFSTSDRLYFEPLYLEDVLHIIEKEKPEGVIVQFGGQTAINLAAGLEAAGVKILGTDLENIDAAEDREKFEKLLRSLDIAQPPGKTVTSVEAAVEAANGLGYPVLVRPSYVLGGRAMEIVYNESELLTYMKEAVKINPDHPVLVDTYLMGAEVEVDGISDGENVLIPGIMEHIERAGVHSGDSIAVYPTQTIAQELKDELIDMTTRIARGLNIKGLLNIQFVIHKNKAYVLEVNPRSSRTVPFLSKITNLPMANIATRIILGATIPELGYTPGYHPEADHVSVKVPVFSFAKLRRVDTTLGPEMKSTGEVMGRDKNLAKALYKGLIASGMKIPTHGSLLVTVADKDKEEACDIIKGFSVLGFKIMATEGTAKYLEQEGMQVTRVRKVTEDAPNMLDIIREGEASFVLNTLTKGKLPARDGFRIRREAAENGVVCFTSLDTAHALLKVLEAITFTAESMPHFEDAK from the coding sequence ATGCCGCGCTTAACAGACGTTAAAAAAATCCTCGTAATTGGTTCTGGTCCAATTGTAATTGGTCAGGCTGCTGAATTTGACTATGCAGGCACACAGGCGTGCCAGGCACTGAAAGAAGAAGGTTTTGAAGTTATTCTCGTGAACAGCAACCCGGCAACGATTATGACCGACACGAATATGGCAGACAAAGTATACATCGAGCCATTAACAAAAGATTTTCTCGCTCGCATCATCCGTCAGGAGAAGCCGGATGGTCTACTTGCTACACTCGGCGGTCAGACAGGTCTGAACCTTGCAATTGAGCTTGATGAAGCTGGCATTTTGCAAGAAGAAAACGTGCGTCTGCTCGGCACAGATCTGACTGCGATCAAAAAAGCGGAAGACCGTGAACTGTTCCGCTCGCTGATGCAAGAAATTAATGAACCTGTTCCACCGAGCGACATCATCCATACAATCGAAGATGCGGTTGCTTTCGCTAACACGATCGGCTACCCGATCATCGTGCGTCCGGCTTACACACTTGGCGGCACAGGCGGCGGGATTGCGGCAAGTGAAGAGGAGTTGCGTGAAATCGTCGCAAGCGGCCTGAAATACAGCCCAATCACGCAATGTCTGGTTGAGAAAAGCATCGCAGGCTTTAAAGAGATTGAATATGAAGTAATGCGTGACGCCAATGACAATGCCATCGTTGTATGTAACATGGAAAACATCGACCCGGTCGGCATTCATACAGGCGACAGTATTGTAGTCGCACCAAGTCAGACAATCTCGGACCGCGAGTATCAAATGCTTCGCTCCGCATCGCTCAAAATCATTCGTGCCCTGAACATTCAAGGTGGATGTAACGTCCAGCTTGCTCTTGACCCGGATAGCTTTCAGTACTACATCATTGAAGTAAATCCGCGCGTTAGCCGTTCTTCAGCACTTGCGTCCAAAGCGACAGGCTACCCGATTGCCAAAATGGCGGCAAAAATCGCGGTTGGCTATAATTTAGATGAATTACAAAATCCGGTTACAAAGCAGACATACGCTTGCTTTGAACCGACACTTGACTATATCGTATCGAAAATTCCGCGCTGGCCGTTTGACAAGTTTATCTCGGCTAATCGCAAGCTCGGTACACAGATGAAAGCAACAGGCGAAGTCATGGCAATCGGTCGCACGCTTGAAGAATCGCTCCACAAGGCGGTTCGTTCACTCGAGATCGGTCTGCATAGTCTTGACCTGCCAGAAGCAAAAGAGCTGGCGCAGGAAGAACTCGAACGTCGCCTTGTGAAAGCGGACGACGAGCGCCTGTTCCTCGTCGTGGAAGGCATGCGTCGTGGCATGACAGATGAACAAATTCATGAATTAACGAAAATCGATTACTTCTTCCTCGCCAAATTCCGCAACATCGTGAATTTTGAAGCGAGCTTGAAGCAAGAAGCGGGCACACCGGATTATGAAACACTTCGCCAGGCGAAGCGCATAGGTTTGACCGACCGTCGCATCGCTGATTTAACGGGTACGATCGAAGCCGACATTACAGCGGCCCGCAAACAAGCAGGGCTTGTCCCAGTATACAAAATGGTAGACACATGCGCCGCTGAATTTGAAGCAGCAACGCCGTACTACTACTCAACATACGAAGAAGAAGATGAGCGCGAAGAAACGAACAAAAAACGCGTCATCGTACTTGGCTCCGGCCCAATCCGTATCGGTCAGGGGATTGAGTTCGACTACTCGACTGTACATGCCGTATGGGCACTCAAAGAAATGGGCTACGAAGCGGTTATCGTAAACAATAACCCGGAGACCGTTTCAACTGACTTCAGTACATCGGACCGCCTGTATTTTGAGCCGCTGTATCTTGAAGATGTGCTGCACATTATCGAAAAAGAAAAACCAGAAGGCGTCATCGTGCAATTCGGTGGTCAGACAGCGATCAACCTGGCAGCTGGACTCGAAGCAGCTGGTGTCAAAATTCTCGGAACAGATCTTGAAAATATCGACGCCGCAGAAGACCGCGAGAAGTTCGAGAAACTGCTTCGCTCTCTCGACATCGCACAACCGCCAGGCAAAACAGTTACATCTGTAGAAGCCGCTGTGGAAGCTGCAAACGGACTCGGCTACCCGGTACTCGTTCGTCCGTCGTACGTACTTGGCGGACGCGCGATGGAAATCGTGTATAATGAAAGTGAATTGCTAACATACATGAAAGAAGCGGTTAAAATCAACCCGGATCATCCAGTACTTGTTGATACGTACCTGATGGGTGCGGAAGTAGAAGTAGATGGCATTAGCGATGGCGAAAATGTCCTCATCCCGGGCATCATGGAGCACATTGAACGCGCAGGCGTACACTCCGGTGACTCGATTGCGGTCTATCCGACACAGACGATTGCCCAGGAGCTGAAGGACGAACTGATCGATATGACAACCCGCATTGCCCGCGGTTTGAACATCAAAGGATTGCTTAACATTCAGTTCGTTATTCATAAGAACAAAGCATATGTACTTGAAGTTAACCCGCGTTCATCACGTACTGTACCGTTCTTAAGCAAAATTACAAATCTGCCGATGGCAAACATCGCAACGAGAATTATTCTGGGAGCAACGATTCCGGAACTTGGCTACACACCTGGCTACCATCCAGAAGCTGATCACGTATCGGTTAAAGTGCCGGTGTTCTCGTTTGCCAAACTGCGCCGTGTCGATACAACGCTCGGACCAGAAATGAAATCAACCGGGGAAGTAATGGGTCGCGATAAAAATCTGGCCAAAGCATTGTACAAAGGCTTGATTGCATCCGGCATGAAAATCCCGACACACGGCTCTCTGCTTGTAACGGTAGCGGATAAAGATAAAGAAGAAGCGTGTGACATCATCAAAGGCTTCAGTGTGCTCGGCTTCAAAAT